A single window of Candidatus Hydrogenedentota bacterium DNA harbors:
- the ftsZ gene encoding cell division protein FtsZ, whose amino-acid sequence MTVSISDEFQSFDQRAVIKVCGIGGGGGNAVTRMIEAGLSDVDFIAINTDAQALKNSPAGTRLQVGVELTGGLGSGAQPGVGARAAEEDRERIKEVLGGADMVFLTAGLGGGTGTGASPIVAQEATSNGALTVAIVTLPFSFEGKERMNLALRGLAELEKHVDTLIVVPNDRVATLCQNNMSLLNAFKNADEVLHNGVRAISELITIPGLINLDFADVRTIMQARGRALMGIGTAEGEDRAIRAAQEAIVCPLLEQSNINGAMGVIVNIKGGCDIGMREVQEAVTAVKDSAHPDANIIFGAVVDEQERPELQVTVIAAGFPKGVSEEFLSSDGKKTYLASVPPPLPDRERRKTVRKEEKPAAALAAEEKSAPMPAPPEEQFLFPDESTRSKPAAPEPDEDLGIPAFLRNRMKKKNK is encoded by the coding sequence ATGACCGTATCCATATCGGATGAATTTCAATCCTTCGACCAGCGCGCCGTCATCAAGGTGTGCGGCATCGGCGGCGGCGGCGGCAATGCCGTCACCCGCATGATCGAGGCCGGCCTGTCGGACGTCGATTTCATCGCCATCAACACCGACGCCCAGGCCCTCAAGAATTCGCCCGCCGGTACCCGCCTCCAGGTGGGCGTGGAACTCACCGGTGGTCTCGGATCCGGCGCCCAGCCCGGCGTGGGCGCACGCGCCGCGGAAGAAGACCGCGAGCGCATCAAAGAAGTCCTCGGCGGCGCCGATATGGTCTTCTTGACCGCCGGTCTCGGCGGCGGCACCGGCACCGGCGCCTCGCCCATCGTCGCCCAGGAGGCCACCTCGAACGGAGCGCTCACCGTCGCCATCGTGACCCTGCCCTTCAGCTTCGAAGGCAAAGAGCGCATGAATCTGGCCCTCCGCGGCCTGGCCGAGCTGGAGAAACACGTGGATACGCTCATTGTCGTGCCCAATGATCGCGTCGCCACCCTCTGCCAGAACAATATGTCCCTCTTGAACGCCTTCAAGAACGCGGACGAAGTGCTCCACAACGGCGTCCGCGCCATCTCCGAACTGATCACCATCCCCGGCCTGATCAACCTCGACTTTGCCGACGTTCGCACGATCATGCAGGCCCGGGGACGCGCCCTCATGGGCATCGGCACCGCGGAGGGCGAAGATCGCGCCATTCGCGCCGCCCAGGAAGCGATCGTCTGCCCCCTCCTCGAACAGTCCAACATCAATGGGGCCATGGGCGTTATCGTGAACATAAAAGGCGGCTGCGACATCGGCATGCGCGAAGTCCAGGAGGCCGTTACCGCCGTGAAGGATTCCGCGCACCCCGACGCCAACATCATCTTTGGCGCCGTAGTCGACGAGCAGGAGCGCCCCGAACTGCAGGTGACCGTCATCGCCGCCGGATTCCCCAAAGGCGTCTCCGAGGAGTTTCTCTCCTCCGATGGCAAGAAGACCTACCTGGCCTCGGTGCCGCCGCCCCTCCCCGACCGGGAGCGCCGCAAGACCGTTCGCAAGGAGGAAAAGCCCGCCGCCGCACTGGCCGCGGAGGAAAAGTCCGCCCCCATGCCCGCGCCGCCGGAGGAGCAATTCCTGTTTCCCGACGAATCGACCCGAAGCAAGCCAGCCGCGCCTGAACCCGACGAGGATCTTGGCATTCCCGCGTTTCTTCGGAACCGCATGAAGAAGAAAAACAAATGA